The Bacteroidota bacterium genome contains a region encoding:
- a CDS encoding dihydroorotate dehydrogenase (quinone) has translation MYTKIIRPLLFLIPPEGIHHCIVALLKFGFKIPGTGYLCRSALEVKDKKLERDFCGIHFNNPIGFAAGFDKNAEVFNELKNFGFSFIEVGTVTPRAQPGNPRPRLFRLTADQALINRMGFNNEGAIAAATRLKCRKHKIIIGGNIGKNTSTPNNQAVDDYETCFEALYD, from the coding sequence ATGTATACAAAAATTATTCGACCGCTTTTGTTTCTCATCCCTCCCGAAGGCATCCATCATTGCATTGTAGCATTATTAAAGTTCGGATTTAAAATTCCTGGTACAGGATATTTATGCAGGTCTGCCCTGGAAGTAAAAGATAAAAAGTTGGAAAGGGATTTTTGCGGGATTCATTTTAACAATCCGATTGGTTTTGCTGCCGGCTTTGACAAGAATGCCGAAGTGTTTAATGAACTGAAAAATTTTGGCTTTTCCTTCATTGAAGTCGGAACGGTCACCCCCAGAGCTCAGCCTGGAAATCCCAGGCCCCGTTTGTTCAGATTAACGGCCGACCAGGCTTTGATCAACCGGATGGGATTTAACAATGAGGGGGCCATCGCTGCCGCCACCAGGCTCAAATGCAGGAAACACAAAATCATTATCGGCGGGAATATAGGGAAAAACACTTCCACGCCTAATAATCAGGCAGTTGATGATTACGAAACCTGTTTTGAAGCCTTGTACGATG